TATTGGTGAAGATCCTCGCTCCGAAGCCAGGCGACGAGGTGGTCGACCCAGCGTGCGGGTCCGGCGGCATGCTCGTCGAGACGGTCAACGCAGTGCGTGAGTCGGGCGGTAACCCGGACTCTCTGCGGCTCCACGGTCAAGAGATCAACCTGACCACGTCGGCGATCGCGAAGATGAACCTTTACCTTCATGGCCTGGAGGATTTCGAGATCCGCCGCGGCGACACCTTCCGAGATCCGAAGTTCACCGAACGCGGACGCTTACGCAAGTTTGATGTGGTGATCGCCAATCCGCCCTTCAGCCTGCAGAACTGGGGCGCCAGCGCGTGGGCGAACGACCAGTGGGGACGCGTGCTGTGCGCGGTGCCGCCGGCGAAGAACGGCGACTACGCGTGGATCCAGCACATGATCGCTTCGATGAAGGATGACACGGGACGCGTCGGCGTCGTCATGCCCCACGGGGTGCTATTCCGTGGCGGGAAGGAGGGCGAGATCCGCCGGTGCCTGCTCGAGAAGGACCTGCTAGAAGCAGTCGTCGGCCTGCCGAACAACCTGTTCTACTCAACCTCGATCCCCGTGTGCCTGCTGATCTGGCGCAAGACCAAGGCCGAGGGGCGAAAGCGTCGCGTGCTGTTCGTTGACGCTTCGAAGCGGTTCTTGCCGGGCAAGAACCAAAACTCGCTGTCGGACGCCGACGTGGAGGCCGTCTACGACGCCTACGTCCGCGGTGAGGACATCGACGGCGATGGCGGGCTGAACCTCCGCTTCGTCGCGCTGGACGAGATCGAAGGCAACAACTTCGACCTCAACATCGGCCGATACATCCAGTCAGCCGCGACAGCCGAGGTCGACGTCGAAGCAGCCCTGGCGGCGTACCGAGACGCCCGCGAAGAGCTGCGTGCGGCTGAGCGGGTTCTAGACGCCAAGCTGAAGGCGGCGGGCTTCGATGCGTGAGGGGTGGGACAGGCTGCAGTTCCACGATGTGGTGACGCTGGACGTCCGAAAGACATCTGTTCTCGACGGAAAGGAGTACCCGATCGTCGGCGTCTTGGCGTACGGACGGGGCTTGCTCTACCGCGATCCGGTGTCAAGAGCTTCAACGAGCTATCGAGAGCTGAACAGCATCCGGCCAAACCAGTTGATCTTCAGTAAGTTGAAGGCCTTCGAGGGAGCAATCACGGTTGCGCCGGGGGATCTGGCCGAGTCCTATGCTTCCAGCGAGTTTCCGACGTTCACTGCCACGGCTCGTGTCCTACCGGCGTTCTTACGCCTCATGACCCAGCGCTCCGAACTCTGGAAGGCAATGGCCGCCAACTCGAGAGGTCTTGGCGGGCGGCGGGAGCGTCTCAACCCCATCGACTTCCTGGCAATGTCTGCGTCCTTCCCGCCGCTTCCGGAGCAGCAACGCATCGTCGACCTGATGGGCACACTTGATGACACCATTGCGGCAGCGGAACTACGGCTGCAGGCGGCCGTCGACCAGCTCCGAAGTCTCCGAGCCCTAACGTTTGCCGCCGGCAAATTCACAACCGGCCGGGACGCCTTCGATATCCTGATCGGCGTTCAGCGCAACCCGACGCGTGCTGGGGGTGCAAGGCAGATTCGCTACCTCCGGTCCGCCAATGTAACATTCGGCCGCCTCAACCTCTCGGATGTCTACGAGATGTCCTTCTCCCCGCAGGAGCAAGCGAAGTACTCGCTGATCCCCGGCGACGTTCTGGTTTCAGAAGGCAGCGCGAGTGAAGCGGCGGTCGGTGCACCCTGTCGGTGGATTGGGGAGCTGGAGGGCCCGGTCTGCTTTCAGAACACCCTCTTGAGATATCGAGCTCGACCCCACGTCTCTAGTCCAAGCTTCGTCGATCACTGGTGCGCCTGGGCATATGAGTCGGGCCACTTCCGTGAGGTCGCGGGAGGCTCGAACATCAAACACATAGGGGCGCGACGTGCAGAACAGATGCAGGTCCGGCTTCTTCCGTTCGACGACCAGGAAACCGCTATGGCCCCCCTCGATGCGGCGGGCGACATCGTGCGCATGGCACAGGACCACGTGGCCACGCTGGCTCAAGTCCGCTCCGCCATATTGGCGGCACTGCTCACAGGGGAGCATGAAATTCCGGAGTCCTACGACGAGTTGATGGGGGTGGCGTCGTGACGAGCGTGTGGGTGGTGCGGGCGGGTAATCGTGGCCAGTCGGAGGACTTCAACTTCGAGCGAGGCCGCGCGACGATCGGCTGGCCGGAGATCGGCGACCTGTCGGTGTGCTCGTCGCGGGAGGCGGTGCGACATCTCGTGGATCAGGCCTACCCCGGCGACAATACGCAGCGGTTGGCCGTCTACGCGGGCCAGTTGTGGGCGTTCCGTCAGGGCGTCCAGCCGGGCGATTTGATCGTGATGCCGTTGAAGACCAAGCCGGGGTACCTGGCGTTCGGGCGCTGCACCGGCGGCTACGCGTACGACTCGTCAGCCCTCAGTGACCGACGCCACTTCCTGGCTGTCGACTGGCAGCCTGAGCCGGTGTCGCGCGCAGTGTTGAGGGACGACCTGTTGGCGATGGTGAACGGGGCGATGACGGTGTTCAGCCCGTCTCGCAACCACGCGGCGGCTCGGCTGGAGGCGGTCGCAGCGGGTGGCGCAGACCCGGGCGTCGGCGTCCCAATGCCTATTGCGAGCCCCTTGCCGTCGCCGTCGTCGGCTGACGTGGCGGTGGCTGATCCGCCGCAGGTCCCGACGTTGGATGCGATCCGGGACCGTGTGAGAGCGCGGATCGTGGAGGATTTCGGTCAGCACAAGCTGACCCATCTGGTCGCCGACGTGTTGACGGCGCTGGGGTTCGTGTGCGAGGTGTCCCCGGCCGGCCCCGATCAGGGCATCGACATTCGCGCGGGTCGCGGTCCGCTGGGCCTGGACGCTCCGATCATCGTGGAAGTCAAGTCGGAGCCCACGGCGGTGGGTGCTCTGGTCATGCGCGGCCTGCACAGCGCGATGAGCAAGAACAACGCGCCGCAAGGGCTGCTGGTGGCGATGGGTGGCATCACCGCCCCCGCGAAGAAGGAGTTTGAGTCGCTGCGCACGATCATCCAGGTCTGGGACGCCGAAGCCCTCCTCGACCAGTTGTTTGCCACGTACCCCCTGCTGCCCGACCCGACCAAGGCGGCCCTGCCGCTCAAGCAGGTCTGGGTACTGGACGACGACACGGAGGCCTGACGTGGCCGGCATGACCGAACACAACTCCGTTCAGCAGCCGCTTGTGGACGAGCTGGTGCGGCTGGGCTGGTCGTACTTCACTGGCAAGAGCCTGGACCGCCAGTTGGAGCAGGTCTTCATCGAGTCCGAGGTGGTCGACGCACTGGTGCGCCTCAACCCGGACGTGGCGGAGGTGCCAGCAAGGGCTTTCGAGGTGGTGAAGCTGCTGAGGAACTTGACATTCCAGGTGGACGACGAGGGTCTGGTTGAGACGAATCGTGACGCGATGTCCTGGCTGCGGGGGCTGCAGACGCACAAGTTCGTTGGCGCGGACGCCTTCCGT
The DNA window shown above is from Tessaracoccus defluvii and carries:
- a CDS encoding restriction endonuclease subunit S, which encodes MREGWDRLQFHDVVTLDVRKTSVLDGKEYPIVGVLAYGRGLLYRDPVSRASTSYRELNSIRPNQLIFSKLKAFEGAITVAPGDLAESYASSEFPTFTATARVLPAFLRLMTQRSELWKAMAANSRGLGGRRERLNPIDFLAMSASFPPLPEQQRIVDLMGTLDDTIAAAELRLQAAVDQLRSLRALTFAAGKFTTGRDAFDILIGVQRNPTRAGGARQIRYLRSANVTFGRLNLSDVYEMSFSPQEQAKYSLIPGDVLVSEGSASEAAVGAPCRWIGELEGPVCFQNTLLRYRARPHVSSPSFVDHWCAWAYESGHFREVAGGSNIKHIGARRAEQMQVRLLPFDDQETAMAPLDAAGDIVRMAQDHVATLAQVRSAILAALLTGEHEIPESYDELMGVAS
- a CDS encoding type I restriction-modification system subunit M — translated: MTINGNAQHLTQPELERTLWAAANALRGPVDAGDFKAYVFPVMFFKWVSDNWDYRHARAASDWGDDLTPEIEYADYQPFVVPNGCHWSDVHGTAVNVGAKLGDALDRIQEANRDLAGVFGDVQWANTDRLPESALTALLDVFHPLRLDPDHVSGDLLGNAYEYLLREFAEASGKKAGEFFTPRHVVHLLVKILAPKPGDEVVDPACGSGGMLVETVNAVRESGGNPDSLRLHGQEINLTTSAIAKMNLYLHGLEDFEIRRGDTFRDPKFTERGRLRKFDVVIANPPFSLQNWGASAWANDQWGRVLCAVPPAKNGDYAWIQHMIASMKDDTGRVGVVMPHGVLFRGGKEGEIRRCLLEKDLLEAVVGLPNNLFYSTSIPVCLLIWRKTKAEGRKRRVLFVDASKRFLPGKNQNSLSDADVEAVYDAYVRGEDIDGDGGLNLRFVALDEIEGNNFDLNIGRYIQSAATAEVDVEAALAAYRDAREELRAAERVLDAKLKAAGFDA
- a CDS encoding restriction endonuclease; translation: MTSVWVVRAGNRGQSEDFNFERGRATIGWPEIGDLSVCSSREAVRHLVDQAYPGDNTQRLAVYAGQLWAFRQGVQPGDLIVMPLKTKPGYLAFGRCTGGYAYDSSALSDRRHFLAVDWQPEPVSRAVLRDDLLAMVNGAMTVFSPSRNHAAARLEAVAAGGADPGVGVPMPIASPLPSPSSADVAVADPPQVPTLDAIRDRVRARIVEDFGQHKLTHLVADVLTALGFVCEVSPAGPDQGIDIRAGRGPLGLDAPIIVEVKSEPTAVGALVMRGLHSAMSKNNAPQGLLVAMGGITAPAKKEFESLRTIIQVWDAEALLDQLFATYPLLPDPTKAALPLKQVWVLDDDTEA